The Brasilonema sennae CENA114 genome includes a region encoding these proteins:
- a CDS encoding NB-ARC domain-containing protein, translating to MSQLPENFIIEFATNSGVTKTELDALLLALNDFSGAQIASKLEISQAAVRKRLGENYRKLGIEGSGNKKLNNLKQKLLAQYQASKTIDRIPQEDWGEAVDVDGFWGRDKEISELEQWIVGDSSVRCRLVAVLGIGGIGKTVFAAQVAKKVQKNFDYLIWRSLNNTPAVGELLTQLLRFLPKGSEPDIPDNDNSKILRLIEVLRKHRCLVVLDKVEAVLRSSAGSTYERAGEYQPTYEKYGYLFKKVAEAGHKSCLLLISREKPKQVALLEGKNLPVKVLHLLGLNLEEAKAMLKDKGFSCPDNQLRELVERYSGNPLALKIVATTIYNLFSNNITEFLNQIQQETAVYGDIRSLLDQQFNRLSELEKQLMYWLAIHREYVSLKELKDDLITTQQPAISILEAVESLLRRSLIEKEAGSGRFRQQSVVMEYITEQLIEKAYQEMRLGNCLGVIDNYPLMKARSLDYIRKTQERLILEPVTKKLLSAFGKELESKLRRMLAHLQQQSPLQRGYAAGNLINLLRQLQIDQSRIDLSGRDFSNLSISQTYFKDVNLQDTSFTNADLTSSVFTETLSSLVSVRFSTNGEFFATGAINGEVRLWRTSDTKQLRIYKGHTAWVWSFAFSPDNQILASGGADYAIKLWNVDTGECLHTLTEHTNKVYSVAFNPQGTILASASEDQTIRLWDVSTRQCLKILYGHTDWVWSVTFNPVQYDILASSSADGTIKLWDINTGECLKTLKGHSSEVYSVSFSPNGQILASSSEDQTIKLWDIITGKCKKSLNGHSKTVYSVRFSPDGKIIASCGEDRTIKLWDIETSKCLRTLRGHSSQVWSIAFSPDGRTLISSSDDQTARLWDVATGNSLNVLQGYTRGVYSVAFSPDNQVLASGLDDYTIILWELRTGKSHFVGKHQGHVRSVAFNPNGQILASAGGDNNIKLWDVQDVSQSKCLNTLTGHTNWVWTVVFSPDGKTLASSSEDQTVRIWDTCTGECLKILQGHSHWVWTVAFSPQGTLLASGSADNTVKLWDVPTGKCIATLADHKNLVWSVAFSPDGEFLASGSEDQTAKLWKISTGECQKTLEGHTQQVYSVAFSPDGKTLATGSGDGTVKLWQVSTGICLDPLTRGHTGAIRSVAFSSVSAASPEGIGRLLASGSEDENIQLWDVHKCSRLRQLKSDRLYERMEITGITGLTDAEKSSLKALGAIETGERLI from the coding sequence ATGTCTCAGCTTCCAGAAAATTTCATCATAGAGTTCGCAACTAACTCTGGTGTAACTAAGACAGAGCTAGATGCCCTGCTCTTGGCATTGAATGACTTCTCAGGTGCGCAGATAGCTTCCAAGTTGGAGATTTCTCAAGCAGCAGTCAGAAAAAGATTAGGAGAAAACTACCGTAAATTAGGAATAGAAGGCAGTGGCAACAAAAAACTCAATAACCTCAAACAAAAGCTCTTAGCACAATATCAAGCAAGTAAAACAATTGACAGAATACCCCAAGAAGATTGGGGAGAAGCAGTTGATGTAGATGGTTTTTGGGGTCGAGACAAGGAAATTTCAGAGTTAGAACAGTGGATTGTGGGTGATAGTTCTGTTCGCTGTCGGCTAGTAGCGGTGTTAGGAATAGGAGGCATTGGCAAAACTGTATTCGCAGCACAAGTTGCCAAAAAAGTGCAGAAAAATTTTGATTATCTCATTTGGCGATCGCTAAACAATACTCCAGCTGTAGGTGAGCTTCTCACACAGCTGCTACGATTTTTACCTAAAGGTAGTGAACCTGACATACCAGATAACGATAACAGCAAGATACTACGGCTGATTGAGGTTTTGCGGAAACATCGTTGTTTAGTGGTTTTAGATAAAGTAGAAGCAGTGCTGCGTAGCAGCGCAGGCAGTACTTACGAAAGAGCCGGAGAATACCAACCTACGTATGAGAAATACGGCTACTTGTTTAAAAAAGTGGCAGAAGCGGGACATAAGAGTTGTTTACTGCTCATAAGCCGGGAAAAGCCCAAGCAAGTTGCACTGCTAGAAGGAAAAAACCTACCAGTAAAAGTGTTGCACCTTTTGGGACTAAACCTAGAAGAAGCTAAGGCAATGCTGAAAGATAAGGGGTTTTCCTGTCCAGATAATCAGTTAAGGGAATTAGTGGAGCGATATTCTGGCAACCCCTTAGCGTTAAAAATTGTCGCTACCACCATCTATAACTTATTTAGCAATAACATTACTGAATTTTTAAACCAAATTCAGCAGGAAACAGCAGTTTATGGAGATATTCGCTCTCTTTTAGACCAACAATTTAATCGCCTGTCGGAGTTGGAAAAACAACTGATGTACTGGCTAGCAATTCATCGTGAATATGTTTCTCTTAAAGAACTCAAAGATGACTTAATCACAACACAGCAGCCAGCAATCAGTATATTAGAAGCTGTAGAGTCTCTATTACGGCGCTCTCTCATTGAAAAAGAAGCAGGTTCCGGCAGGTTTCGCCAGCAGTCTGTTGTGATGGAATATATCACAGAGCAATTGATTGAAAAGGCATATCAAGAAATGCGTCTAGGAAATTGTCTAGGAGTTATTGACAATTATCCACTGATGAAAGCGCGATCGCTTGACTATATTCGCAAAACACAAGAGCGATTAATTCTTGAACCAGTTACAAAAAAGCTACTGAGTGCTTTTGGCAAAGAACTAGAATCCAAGTTACGTCGGATGCTAGCCCACTTACAACAGCAATCTCCTTTACAGAGGGGATATGCTGCTGGAAACTTGATCAATCTGCTGCGTCAACTTCAGATTGATCAATCAAGAATTGATTTGAGTGGGCGTGATTTTTCCAATCTGAGTATCAGTCAGACATATTTTAAAGATGTCAATTTACAGGATACTAGCTTTACAAATGCTGATCTAACGAGTTCGGTATTTACTGAAACATTGTCAAGTCTGGTATCAGTCAGATTTAGCACAAATGGAGAGTTTTTTGCCACAGGTGCAATTAATGGAGAAGTGCGTCTGTGGCGAACTTCAGATACCAAACAACTCCGTATTTATAAGGGTCACACTGCTTGGGTCTGGTCATTTGCCTTTAGTCCAGATAACCAAATTCTAGCCAGCGGTGGTGCAGATTACGCTATTAAATTATGGAATGTAGACACAGGCGAGTGTCTTCATACATTGACAGAACATACTAATAAAGTATATTCTGTTGCCTTTAATCCTCAAGGCACTATCTTGGCAAGCGCTAGTGAAGATCAAACCATTAGATTGTGGGATGTGAGCACTAGACAGTGCTTAAAAATCCTCTATGGTCACACGGATTGGGTTTGGTCCGTCACCTTCAATCCTGTTCAATATGACATCCTTGCTAGTAGCAGCGCTGATGGTACAATCAAGCTCTGGGATATTAATACGGGTGAATGTTTAAAAACCCTAAAAGGACATAGTAGCGAAGTTTACTCTGTGAGTTTTAGTCCAAATGGGCAAATACTAGCAAGTAGCAGCGAAGACCAAACTATCAAACTTTGGGACATTATCACAGGAAAGTGTAAGAAATCCTTAAATGGGCATAGCAAAACAGTATACTCTGTCCGCTTTAGTCCAGATGGGAAAATCATTGCCAGCTGTGGCGAAGACCGAACAATCAAGTTATGGGATATTGAGACAAGTAAATGTCTGAGAACCTTACGAGGGCATAGTAGCCAAGTATGGTCGATCGCCTTTAGTCCCGATGGGCGCACACTCATCAGCAGCAGTGATGATCAAACAGCAAGGCTTTGGGATGTAGCAACAGGCAACTCTCTCAATGTATTGCAAGGTTATACCCGTGGTGTCTATTCAGTCGCATTTAGTCCAGACAACCAAGTTCTAGCGAGTGGTCTTGATGACTACACAATAATCCTGTGGGAATTACGTACAGGAAAATCCCACTTTGTGGGGAAACATCAAGGACACGTTCGTTCGGTTGCCTTTAATCCAAATGGACAAATTCTTGCGAGCGCCGGTGGTGATAATAATATCAAGCTTTGGGATGTTCAAGATGTAAGTCAGAGCAAGTGCTTAAACACTCTTACAGGACACACGAACTGGGTGTGGACAGTGGTTTTCAGTCCAGATGGAAAAACTCTTGCTAGCAGTAGCGAAGATCAAACTGTGAGGATCTGGGATACTTGCACAGGTGAATGTCTCAAAATATTGCAAGGACATAGTCATTGGGTGTGGACAGTTGCTTTCAGTCCTCAAGGTACTCTCCTTGCTAGCGGCAGTGCTGACAATACTGTTAAACTTTGGGATGTTCCCACAGGGAAATGCATTGCAACTTTGGCAGATCATAAAAACTTAGTTTGGTCGGTCGCATTTAGTCCTGATGGAGAGTTTCTGGCAAGTGGTAGCGAAGACCAAACTGCTAAGCTGTGGAAGATCAGTACAGGTGAGTGCCAAAAAACTTTAGAAGGGCACACTCAGCAAGTTTACTCAGTAGCATTTAGTCCGGATGGGAAAACCCTTGCTACTGGTAGTGGTGATGGAACTGTAAAGTTATGGCAAGTTAGCACAGGTATTTGTTTAGACCCGCTCACTCGTGGACATACAGGAGCAATTCGTTCGGTGGCGTTTAGTTCTGTTAGCGCAGCGTCCCCGGAGGGGATTGGTCGCTTACTTGCTAGTGGTAGTGAAGATGAAAATATTCAGTTGTGGGATGTACACAAGTGTAGCCGACTACGCCAACTGAAGTCTGACCGACTTTATGAGCGCATGGAAATTACAGGTATTACTGGTTTAACAGATGCAGAGAAATCTTCTTTGAAAGCTTTAGGTGCAATTGAAACAGGTGAGCGACTGATTTAA